CGACAACTGCGCCAGCCGCTCGGGCAGGTCCGGAATGAATTCGGTGTCCCCGGTGGGACGCTGGGGATCAGAGGTCATACGGTCTCCTTAGCAGCGGTGTCCAGTTCCGTTGAAGGGCAGACGGCACGCCGTTCAACTCCACTTCCAACCGCTGTTGTGCGCGGGTGCTCGCACTGCTCGTTTCAGGAAAACTGAGAAATCCACTCAGTCCCCCTGAACACCGCTGTCGGAAGCTGCGAGCTCTGAGCCATGAGCTGTGAGCGCCTCTGCTCATAGCCCACAACTCAGAGCTCATCGCCCCTTCCTTCAGTCGCTCGCGGTGGCGCTCTGGGCGTCGCGGACGGCGCGCCAGACTTTCTCGCGGGTCAGGGGCATGTCGATGTGCGTGACGCCCAGGGGCGCGAGGGCGTCCATGACGGCGTTCACGAACGCGGCGGGGCTGCCGACGTTGGGGCTCTCGCCGACGCCTTTGGCGCCGATGGGGTGGTGGGGGCTGGGGGTGACGGTGCTGCCGGTTTCCCAGACGGGGGATTCGACGGCGGTGGGGATCAGGTACTCCATGAAGTTCGGGGCGAGGTTGTTGCCCTGTTCGTCGTAGGGGATTTCCTGCATGAAGGCGATGGCGTAGCCCTCGGTGAGGCCGCCGTGGACCTGCCCCTCGACGATCATGGGGTTGATGACGGTGCCGCAGTCGTCCACGGCGAGGAAGCGGCGGACCTTGACTTCGCCGGTGTCGGCGTCGACGTCCACGACGGCGATGTACGCGCCGTGCGGGAAGGTCATGTTGGGCGGGTCGTAGTACAGGCTGGCTTCCAGGCCGGGTTCGTTCCCTTCGCCGGGGTTGGTGTACGCGGCGAACGCGACGTCTTTCATGGTGACGGAGCGGTCGGGGGCGCCCATGACCTGGAACTTGTGGTCGGTCCATTCGATGTCGTCGGGGGACGCTTCGAGGAGGTGCGCGGCGACTTTCTTCGCTTTCTCGCGGACGCGGCGGGCGGCGAGGGCGATGGCGGCTCCGGCGACGGGGGTGCTGCGGCTGGCGTAGGTGCCCAGGCCGTAGGGGGCGGTGTCGGTGTCGCCTTCTTCCACGAGGATGTTCTCGGCGTCCAGGCCGAGTTCCTCGGAGACGATCTGCGCCCAGGTGGTCTCGTGGCCCTGGCCCTGGCTCTTGGTGCCGGCGCGGACGATGCCGGTGCCGGTGGGGTGGATGCGGATCTCGGCGGAGTCGAACATCTTGATGCCGAGGATGTCGAAGTGTTTGCTGGGTCCGGCACCGACGACTTCGGTGAAGGTGCTGATGCCGATGCCCATGTACTCGCCGCGGGCGCGTTTCTCGGCCTGTTCCTTTCTCAGCTCGGCGTACCCGATCTGGTTGAGGGCCTTGTCGAGCGTTCCGGCGTAGTCGCCGCTGTCGTACGTGAAGCCCAGCGCGCTCTGGTACGGGAAGGCTTCTTTCTGCACGAAGTTCTTGTGGCGCAGTTCGGCGGGGTCCATGTCGAGTTTGCGGGCCAGGATGTCCATGCCGCGTTCGATGGCGTAGCTGGCTTCCGTCACGCGGAACGAGCAGCGGTACGCCACGCCGCCGGGGGCCTTGTTCGTGAAGTACGCGTCGAGTTCGGTGAACGCGACGGGGAAGTCGTAGCTGCCGGTGACGATGCCGAACATCCCGGCGGGGTACTGGGTGGGGTCGGCGGCGGCGTCGAACGCGCCGTGGTCGGCGACCGTCCTGACTTTCAGGGCGGTGACGGTGCCGTCCTTCTTCGCGCCGATGGTGACGTCCATGTGGTAGTCGCGGGCGAAGCCGGTGGTGGTGAGGTTCTCGGTGCGCGTCTCGATCCACTTGACCGGGGTCTTGAGGATCAGCGCGCCGACGATGGCGCACACGTAGCCGGGGTACACCGGGACCTTGTTGCCGAAGCCCCCGCCGATGTCGGGCGCGACCACGCGGATCTTGTCTTCGGGGATGCCGGTCACCAGGGAGATCGCGGTGCGGTACACGTGCGGGGCCTGACTGGTCACGTGGAAGTGCAGGCGGCCCATGGCGTCGAACTGCGCGACGCAGCCGCAGGGTTCCAGCGGGGCGGGGTGGCAGCGCGGGGCGTACACGCGTTCGTTGACGGTGATCTCGGCGCCGTCCAGGGCGGCGTCGGTGCCGCTGCGGTCGCCGCTTTCCCAGTGGTAGATGTGGTTGGTCTTGTTGTCGCGGTCGTCGCGGAGGATGACCTCGTCCTTCATGGCGTCGAAGGGCGTGGTGACCGGGTCGAGGGGCTCGTAGTCCACCTCGACGAGTTCGGCGGCGTCCAGGGCGGCCTCGCGGGTGTCAGCGAACACGGCGGCGACTTCCTGGTGCTGGAAGAGGACCTTGCCGACGGCGAGGACCATCTGCTTGTCGAAGCCGTGGAAGGTGGGCAGCCACCCGAGGTTCGCCGCGACGAGGTCCTCGCCGGTGATGACGGCCTTCACGCCGGGCACGGCCAGCGCGGCCGTCTTGTCGATGGAGCGGATGCGGGCGTGCGGGTAGGGGCTGTGAACGATGACCATGCTGAGCATGCCGGGCAGGCGGATGTCGTCCACGTAGTTGCCGTTGCCGGTCAGGAAGCGCGGGTCCTCCTTGCGTTTCATGCTGCGGCCCACGCTGTAGCACTGCTTCTCGCCGCTGCCGTTGCCGTTGCTGTTGGTGTCGGTGCTCACTGGGCGCCTCCCGTGGCGGTGTCCTGTCCGGTGGCGGCGGCGGTCAGGGCGTCCAGGGGGCTGCCCTGGTCCTCACGCATGACCCGCGCGGCCTGCTGGACGGCCTTGACGATGTTGTTGTAGCCGGTGCAGCGGCACAGGTTGCCGCCCAGGAACTCGCGGACCTCCTGATCGGTGGGGTCCGGGTTGTGCTCCAGCATGGCCTTGGCGGTCATGAGCATGCCGGGCGTGCAGTACCCGCACTGCAGGCCGTGCTGGTCCCAGAACGCCTGCTGCAGGGGGTGCAGGTTGCCGGGCGCGCCGAGGCCCTCGACGGTGGTGATCTCGCGGCCCTCGGCCTGCACGGCGTACATCGTGCAGGACTTGACGGGGGTGTCCCCGTCGAGCAGCACCACGCAGCACCCGCACGAGGAGCTGTCGCAGCCGACGTGCGTGCCTTTCAGGCCGGTGTCGCGGATGGCATAGGCGAGCAGGGTGCGCGGCTCGACGCTCTGGGTGTGGGTCTGGCCGTTGATGGTCAGGGTGACGGTGGTCTTCGCTCCGGTTTCGGCGGTGGTCATGCGGTGGCTCCCAGGGTGACGTTCAGGCGCCCGGCGGCGCGGCGCAGGCCACGCGCGACGAGCACGCGGGCCATGTCCTTCTTGTACTCGGCGCTGCCGCGCGTGTCCGCGAACGGGTCGCTGGCCAGCCGGGCTTCCTCGGCGGCGGCCTGGATCAGCGCCTCGGTCAGGGTCTGCCCGACCAGGATGCGTTCGGCGGCCTCGACGCGCACGGGGCGCGGTCCGGCGGCGGTCAGGGCGACCCCGGCCTCGGTCACGCGGCCCTGCTCGTCCAGCGTGAGCTGCACGGCGGCGGCGGCGGTGGCGTAGTCGCCGACCTTGCGTTCGATCTTGCGGTACGCGCCGTGGGTGCGTTCGCCGGGCGTGGGGAAGCGGACCTCGGTCGCCATCTCGCCCTCGCGCAGGTCGGTCTGGAAGGAGTCCACCAGCCACTCGTCGATGGGCACCTCGCGTTCACCTTCGGGGCCGCGCACGATGACGACGGCGCGGGCCGCGAGGGCCGCCGCGCCCCAGTCGCCGCTGGGGTCGTTGTGGCACAGGCTGCCGACGACCGTGCCGGTGCAGCGCACGACCGGGTCGGCGACGACGTCGCCGGTGTCGGTCAGGAGGCTGTAGCGGGCGCGGACGTTCGCGTCGCGTTCCAGGGTCACGTCGGCGGTCATGGCGCCCACGCGCAGGTACCCGCCCTCTTCCCGCAGGTACTTCAGTTCGCTCAGCGGGCCGATGTCGACGAGAACGGTGGGACGGGCCAGCCGGTAGCGCATGGCCGGGATGAGGCTCTGCCCGCCGGCCAGGATGCGGGCGTCCGCGCCGTGCCGGGCCAGGGCCGCGAGGGCTTCGTCTGCGGAGTGGGCGCGGATGTAATCGAATGCAGCTGGAAACACGTTTTCCCCCTTGAGGACCGGCGTGAGGGCCGGGCGCGCGAACGGCGGGTTGGTGAACTGTACGTTTGACCTTAAAAAGTATGAACCCTTCCTGAAGGTTCGTACAGCAGGAATGACTACAGGACGCCCGGTCAGCAGGCAACGGGCCGCACAGAAAAAACCCACCCCGGTCAGGGTGGGTCTGGGTTCAGGTGAGCGGAGGTCAGTCGTGCGCGCCGACGACCATCTCGCGCGAGGGGGTCTGGTCGCCCCCGGCGGCGTTCGTGTGCGTCTCGGTGAGGATGCCGCTCAGTTCCGGGTGCCCCTCGGCCTTCTTCTGCCTGATGCCGTCGCGGACGTTCCCGGCGAGTTCGCTGGACACCTGTTCGAGGTGGCCGATGAAGCGGTCGGCGATGAAGGCGGGCACGTCGGCCAGCGCGCCCGCGAAGTTCATGGCGAGGCGACCGCGTTCGCCTTCGCTCATGACGCGGTACAGGTCGCGCGGCTGACCGTACAGGTCGGTGTCGTCCTCGGGCCAGCCGTAGCGGTCGGCGAGGCTGCCCAGCGGCATGGGGGGTTCCTGCGGGGTGCCGTCCGCCACGGCGGGGCCGCCGTAGGAGTTCGGTTCGTACACGGGCGTGCCGCCGAAGTTCCCGTCGAAGCGCGTCTGGCCGTCGCGGTGGTAGGTCATGACCGGGCACGCGGCCTTGTTGACGGGCAGCGCGGCGTAGTTGATGCCGATGCGGTAGCGGTGCGCGTCGGCGTAGCTCATGAGGCGCGCCTGGAGCATCTTGTCGGGGCTGGCGCCGAAGCCGCGCGGCATGTTGCTGGGCTCGAACGCGGCCTGCTCGATCTCCGCGAAGTAGTTCTCGGGGTTCTCGTTCAGTTCGAACTCCCCGACCTGCATCAGCGGGTAGTCCGCGTGCGGCCAGACCTTGGTCAGGTCGAAGGGGTTGATGTGGTACGTCTCGGCGTCCTTCTCGGGCATCACCTGGATGCTGACCGTCCACCTGGGGTGCTCGCCGCGTTCGATGGCGTCGAACAGGTCCTGGAAGTGGTAGTCGGGGTTCGCGGCGGCGATCTTCGCGGCGACCTCCTCGGTGAGGTTCTGCACGCCCTGCTGGCTGTGGAAGTGCCACTTCACGTAGAAGCGCTCGCCCTGCTCGTTCCACAGGCTGTAGGTGTGGCTGGAGTAGCCGTTCATGAAGCGGTAGGAGCGGGGCAGGCCGCGGTCGCCGAACAGGTACATGACCTGATGGAGGCTCTCGGGGCGCAGGCCCCAGAAGTCGAACTGCATGGCGTTGCTGCGCCGGCCCGTGACCGGGTGGCGTTTCTGGCTGTGGATGAAGTCCTGGAATTTGATGGCGTCCCGCACGAAGAAGATCGGGGTGTTGTTGCCGACCATGTCCCAGTTGCCGTCCTCGGTGTAGAACTTCAGCGCGAAGCCGCGCGGGTCGCGGACGGTGTCGGCGAAGCCCTTCTCCCCGGCGACGGTGCTGAAGCGGGCCAGCATGCGGCACTCGGTGCCTTCCTTCTGGAAGAGTTTCGCGGCCGTGAGTTCCGGGATGGCGCGCGTGACGCGGAAGGTGCCGAAGGCGCCGCTGCCCTTGGCGTGCACGACGCGTTCGGGCACGCGTTCGCGGTTGAAGTGCGCCATGCGTTCGAGCAGGTGCCAGTCCTGCAGCAGCACGGGGCCGCGCTGTCCGGCGGTCAGGCTGTTGGTGTTGCTGGGGACCAGATTCCCGGAGTGGTTGGTCAGGGGCGCGCCGGGGGCCTGGGGCGCGGTGGTCTGCATGTCGGGGGATTCGGTGGGGGCGTAGGACGCGGCGTTCTTCTCGGGCATGGCGCACTCCTGGGTTCGGTGGGGGCGAGGTGGCATCGGACCCCCCAAACTTAATAGGAATGCTTCTCAATAAAGTGAGGGGGACGTCAGACTTCCATGAAGCTCTCCCTCACGCCGTTCTCACGGACGCCGTTCGATCACGTACGACCGCCCACCCTGCACACCCACCGTCACGCGCGCCGCACCGTCCTCCACACGCACCTCGCACGACTGCGCCTGCGCGGGCAGCGGCCCCGGCACGGCGTCCACGCACGCCTGCGTGAACCCCACGTTCGGCGACGGCTTCCCCGCCAGCACAGCGTCCGCCACGCGCGCCGCGTAATCCCGCACGCCCCGCCCCTGCCACGCCAGCGTCGCCACCACCACACCCACCAGCGCGAAGAACACCACCAGCACCGCCACGAACGTCCGCAGACTGCGCGCCCGCATCTCCGGAGTCACCTCGCGCAACTGCCCATCCCCACGCAACCCCGGCCCCCCCGGCTGAGCGGTCGGCTGGGCAGCTGGCTTGGCGGACGGTCTGGCAGGCGGGCGGGGACGCGGACTCACCCCCTCACCCTAGCGCCGCGGGCAGGCAGGGTACACTGACCCCCATGAGCAAGGTCATCATCATCGGAGCGGGCGGCGTCGCCAACGTCGTCGCCAAGAAATGCGCCCAGAACGACAGCGTCTTCACCGAAGTGCTGATCGCCACCCGCACCGTCGCCAAGGCCGACAAGATCGTCGCCGAGATCAAAGAGCACATGCCTGACAGCAAGGCCGTGTTCACCACCGCCACCGTCGACGCGGACAACGTCCCCGAACTCGTCAAGTTGATCAACGACTTCGGCCCGAAGATGGTCATCAACGTGGCCCTGCCCTACCAGGACCTGACCATCATGGACGCCTGCCTGGAAACCGGCGTGCACTACCTCGACACCGCCAACTACGAACCCAAGGACGTCGCCAAGTTCGAGTACTCCTGGCAGTGGGCGTACCAGGACCGCTTCCGCGAGAAGGGCCTGATGGCGCTGCTCGGCTGCGGCTTCGACCCCGGCGCCACCCAGGCGTTCACCGCGCACCACGCCAAGCACCACTTCCAGGAAATCCACTACCTGG
This region of Deinococcus sp. JMULE3 genomic DNA includes:
- a CDS encoding aerobic carbon-monoxide dehydrogenase large subunit, whose translation is MSTDTNSNGNGSGEKQCYSVGRSMKRKEDPRFLTGNGNYVDDIRLPGMLSMVIVHSPYPHARIRSIDKTAALAVPGVKAVITGEDLVAANLGWLPTFHGFDKQMVLAVGKVLFQHQEVAAVFADTREAALDAAELVEVDYEPLDPVTTPFDAMKDEVILRDDRDNKTNHIYHWESGDRSGTDAALDGAEITVNERVYAPRCHPAPLEPCGCVAQFDAMGRLHFHVTSQAPHVYRTAISLVTGIPEDKIRVVAPDIGGGFGNKVPVYPGYVCAIVGALILKTPVKWIETRTENLTTTGFARDYHMDVTIGAKKDGTVTALKVRTVADHGAFDAAADPTQYPAGMFGIVTGSYDFPVAFTELDAYFTNKAPGGVAYRCSFRVTEASYAIERGMDILARKLDMDPAELRHKNFVQKEAFPYQSALGFTYDSGDYAGTLDKALNQIGYAELRKEQAEKRARGEYMGIGISTFTEVVGAGPSKHFDILGIKMFDSAEIRIHPTGTGIVRAGTKSQGQGHETTWAQIVSEELGLDAENILVEEGDTDTAPYGLGTYASRSTPVAGAAIALAARRVREKAKKVAAHLLEASPDDIEWTDHKFQVMGAPDRSVTMKDVAFAAYTNPGEGNEPGLEASLYYDPPNMTFPHGAYIAVVDVDADTGEVKVRRFLAVDDCGTVINPMIVEGQVHGGLTEGYAIAFMQEIPYDEQGNNLAPNFMEYLIPTAVESPVWETGSTVTPSPHHPIGAKGVGESPNVGSPAAFVNAVMDALAPLGVTHIDMPLTREKVWRAVRDAQSATASD
- a CDS encoding xanthine dehydrogenase family protein subunit M, with the protein product MFPAAFDYIRAHSADEALAALARHGADARILAGGQSLIPAMRYRLARPTVLVDIGPLSELKYLREEGGYLRVGAMTADVTLERDANVRARYSLLTDTGDVVADPVVRCTGTVVGSLCHNDPSGDWGAAALAARAVVIVRGPEGEREVPIDEWLVDSFQTDLREGEMATEVRFPTPGERTHGAYRKIERKVGDYATAAAAVQLTLDEQGRVTEAGVALTAAGPRPVRVEAAERILVGQTLTEALIQAAAEEARLASDPFADTRGSAEYKKDMARVLVARGLRRAAGRLNVTLGATA
- a CDS encoding (2Fe-2S)-binding protein; the encoded protein is MTTAETGAKTTVTLTINGQTHTQSVEPRTLLAYAIRDTGLKGTHVGCDSSSCGCCVVLLDGDTPVKSCTMYAVQAEGREITTVEGLGAPGNLHPLQQAFWDQHGLQCGYCTPGMLMTAKAMLEHNPDPTDQEVREFLGGNLCRCTGYNNIVKAVQQAARVMREDQGSPLDALTAAATGQDTATGGAQ
- a CDS encoding catalase; the encoded protein is MPEKNAASYAPTESPDMQTTAPQAPGAPLTNHSGNLVPSNTNSLTAGQRGPVLLQDWHLLERMAHFNRERVPERVVHAKGSGAFGTFRVTRAIPELTAAKLFQKEGTECRMLARFSTVAGEKGFADTVRDPRGFALKFYTEDGNWDMVGNNTPIFFVRDAIKFQDFIHSQKRHPVTGRRSNAMQFDFWGLRPESLHQVMYLFGDRGLPRSYRFMNGYSSHTYSLWNEQGERFYVKWHFHSQQGVQNLTEEVAAKIAAANPDYHFQDLFDAIERGEHPRWTVSIQVMPEKDAETYHINPFDLTKVWPHADYPLMQVGEFELNENPENYFAEIEQAAFEPSNMPRGFGASPDKMLQARLMSYADAHRYRIGINYAALPVNKAACPVMTYHRDGQTRFDGNFGGTPVYEPNSYGGPAVADGTPQEPPMPLGSLADRYGWPEDDTDLYGQPRDLYRVMSEGERGRLAMNFAGALADVPAFIADRFIGHLEQVSSELAGNVRDGIRQKKAEGHPELSGILTETHTNAAGGDQTPSREMVVGAHD